The sequence ATGTCGGTCGGCCGCCATAGTTTGGCGGCAACGGCATCGTTCCCGGCGGACACGGTGGCAAAGGCTGTGCAGCAAGGGTTGCCGAGGTCATCAGCAAGGAGGCAAGCAGCGCTATGCGCACATGGAAGCCTACGCGCTGCCAGGCCTGGTTCTCCCCTGTCGGCCGGGTCCGATGCCAGCGCCCACGGCCGACACGAGCTTCCGCTCACACCGTTGTCCAGAGGCGGCAGGCCGTCAGGGGAGCCGCCTCGAACTCAGCCATCGGGCGCACACGAAAGACTTGTCAGGGTTTCGGGCACTCGGACTGGATGATCGAGTCCACACCCGCCGCGTTGTCCGGCCACTTGTTGCCGCCGATAAGTGCGCTTACGCACTCTGGCGGTGCGAGGGGAGCGAGAGTGTAGCCGTTGATCTCGGGACACAATGCCTGCGCCGCTTCTTGTGCGGTCGCAAACGGTCCCGCAACGACGGTGTACTGCCATGGAGTTGGCTTCGTGCCGCCGCAGGGCAAGCCGCTCAATACCGGCGGTGGCTCCAACTGGTTCTGATGACGCACGGCATAGTAGCCGTTTGCTGCGCCAAAGTTGGTCACGTTCACCAAGACGTAACCGGTCGCCGGCCCGCCTCCGCTGCCTCCGCTGCCTCCGCTGCCGCTCACCGCTCCATTGCCGCCACTACCGGCCGTTCCCCCGCTGCCTGCCACACCGCCGCTTCCACCGTCAGCGTTGCCCCCGAGTGCGATCACTACCTCGGGATTGCTGCCCGTGTCGTAGTTCGTCACGAAGGGGCTGAAGAAGTCACCAGTCAGTAGCGCATCGACGAGCCCCACGGCAAATGCGTCCGCTCGCGTGTCCGTCTCGTTCATCGTCACCGTCTGGACGCGGACGTTCGTGGGCACATCGATCACGAAAGACGAGCCGGCGGGTGACCCACTCGCCTCGGTCAGTGCCTCTCGTACGAGGGCGGCGGCGGCATCACCCGACGCGTCCTCGCCATGATCGAGGGCGACGATCGCGTCTTCCGCGGTCGCGTTTGCAGGAGCATCGACGCTGACGACGGTCGTGTTCCGGCTGACCGACGTCACGGTGACTGCGCGCCCGACCCAGTCCAAGGGCTGGCCGCCGGCAACGGTGACCGCCAAGTCCACGACCGCAGCTGTGTTCGCCCCGACCACGGTCGAGGCAGTCAGTACTTCGGAAATGCCCTGGGAACCGGCGACGGTGGAAAGAGAGCCAGCCGTCATCTTGATCGCGCTCTCTCCCAGCATGCGGCTCGCGTCCGTCATGGCTTCGGTGCGCGCCGGTACGTCCGGATCCGCGAAACCGTCGTCGTTGACGCGAGCGTCGAGCTGGTCCTCGATCTTGCTGCGAACGGCGTTCCGCGTCCCCGCATCCAAGGCATCGAACGCAGCGAGCGCCTCCGCATTGCTCGCTGAAGGCGCGATCCCCAAACCTGACGTGATGACGGCAAGCTCTTGCGGGCTGGCCTGCTGAATCCGCGGTCGCAAGGTGTCCGAACGACGGTTCATCGCAGCGGCGACTTCACGCAGGAACACGTAGCCGCCGTAGACCAACCCAGCAGCGGTCACCAGCGTGGCCACGATCTGCTGTCGTGCCACTCCGGCCTGAGTCGTCGTGTTCGCGGAATCGAGACGCTTCATTGCACGCAACACGCCGTAGGCTGCTGCCAGTCGACGCTGCCCCGCCACATGCGCACGAGCAAGCGCCTCGTCGAACTTCTTCAGACCCGCGGAGCTACCCGGGGAGGTCGTCAGGTCGATGGTGAAGTCGGACGACGCTGCCCGAACCGCATCGACCCACGCGCTCTGTACGGCTTCGCTCTGTGCTGCGAACTCGGCCACGCTCTCCTTCAGATTCGGAGAGTCCGTCGAATCGCCGTCGCTCTTGTCGACGATCACGCAGCCCACGAACAGGAACAATCCAACCAGCCACAGCAGCTGACGACGCATCCAAGCCTCCTCCGAAGGTATCGACTCCCCAGCTGGAGCCTGCTCGATTGTACGAAGCCCCGACTGGCTGGATCCCGGAGCCTCCGAGATTGAGCACAAGTGCTCACCGCCAAGCCGTCGAGCTTTCTCGGTTTCCTCGCTCCGGCCAGGATGCGTCGACAAGCCCCCTCCCCCGGGCGATGCTGGCCGGGTTCCTGTGCGCTACCTGATGCAATGGCTCGGTCCCGCCTTCTTGCTCGTGCTGGCCTGGGCTTGCATCGCCAACAGTGCCGCAGCCGCCCCGGCGCTGCAGATCCAGGACGAGCCGCTGCAGCTGAACTTGGCAACTCAGGTCGAGTACCTGCGCAACGCACCGGCAACGGCCACCGTGGCGGAGATCGCCGAAAGGACCGGTTTCTCGCAGCCCGCCCAGCGCCCACGGTTCGGCTACGTCAAGGGGCCAGTCTGGGTGCGGGCGCGTCTGCGACTGCCTGCGCAGCGCGACTACGTACTGGAAGTCAGCCACGCTCAGGTCGACCAACTCAGCCTGTTCGTCCCCGGCGCCGATGGCGCCTTCCGGGAAACCAAGACGGGTGAGCTCTTGCCGGCCTCCTCGCGCCCGCTACGCCACAACGCCTTTGCATTCCCACTTCGAGGCACGGGCGAGGAGCAGGTCATCTTCTTGCGAGCCCAGACATCGGCATCGTTGCTCTTGCCACTCACGCTGTGGCGCGGCGACACCTTTGCGCAGCACGCTCGCGAGGACGCGTTGTTTCGCGGCCTCTACTTCGGGTTCTTGGTCGCCTTGGCTTTGTACAACCTGTTCGTGTTCTTGTCGGTGCGCGACCGTGCCTACATTTTCTACGTCGCTTGGCTGGGATGCTACGGGTTGGGTCAGGCCAACTTCTCCGGCTACGCGACGGCGTATCTATGGCCGGACGCCCCGAACTGGGCCGTGCAAGCCACGGCGACGCTGACCCTGATCGGCGCCAGCATGGGGCTTTGGTTCGTGCGCGAGATGACCAATATCGCTCGCAGCGCGCCCCGTCTCGACTTGCTCGCACGGCGGTTGCCCTGGGTCGGGCTGGCCGTCGCGCCGCTTCTCAGCGTTTGGTACGTCGAGTTGCTCAGCGTTGCCGTCGGGCTCTCCATGCTGGTGTGGGCCTTCGTGCTCGCGCCCATCTACGTTGGCGTGCGAAATGGCTACCGCCCAGCACGCTTCGTTGCCGTGGGCTGGGCAGCGCTGATGCCGTCGAGCGCGATCTTCGCCCTGCGCTACCTGGACCTATTGCCTCCCAACGCTTGGACCACGCACGTCCCGGCCTTGGGCGCGGCGGCTGAAGCATTGTTGCTCTCCTTTGCGCTGGCCGACCGCATCAGCCTGCTGCGTGCAGAGAAAGCTCGAGCCCTTGCCGATCGCGCGGACCTTTCCCAACGTCTGATCCGGGCCCAAGACGAAGAGCGCCGACGACTGGCGCGGGAGCTTCATGATGGTCTGGGCCAATCCCTCCTCGTGGTCGTCAACCGGCTCAAGCGCGCGCTCAAACGCCGTGACGACGAACACATCGCCGAGACGACGGAGCTTGCCGCGGCTGCGATCAAGGACTTGCGCACGACCGCGCAGCAGTTGCACCCCGCCGGCCTGGAGCGACTCGGCCTGAAGGCCGCCATCGAACAGGCCACGGCTCGGGTGAGCGCCGCTTCGGGTGTGCGGGTGGAAGTCGAGTGCCAGCCCAGCGTCGACGAGCTACCCCCAGACGCGCAGCTACATCTGTACCGCATCGTTCAGGAAGCGCTGAGCAACGTGGTCAAGCACGCCAACGCCAAGCACGCGGGAGTTCGCCTTGAGGGGAACGCTCGCACGGTGCTGCTGGAAGTAACCGACGACGGCTCTGGCCCCTCCAATGGCTCCGCCGCTGGGGGACTGGGGCTATCCAGCATTCGTGAGCGTGCTCTTGCGCTCGGCGGTACTCTGGAGTTCGGCGGGCACGTGGGAGGAGGGACGCGGCTTCGCGTGGAGTCCGATGCAATACGCAGTTCTGATCGCTGACGACCACCCGATCTTTCGCCGTGGCCTTCGTGAGGTCATCGAGGCGGATGGCGCGTTCGAGGTCGTGGCGGAGGTTGGCGACGGGGCGACCGCTTTGGAAAAGCTGCGGCAGCTGGCCCCGCGACTTGCGGTTCTCGACATATCGTTGCCGGGCTTGGATGGCTTGGACCTGTTGACCGCGATGCGCGGGTGGCCGCACCGACCGGACGCGGTGATGCTCACGATGTTCGACGACCATGCACAAGCGGCCTTTCGCCTCGGCGCCAAGGGCTACATCCTGAAGGAGTCGGCGGAAGACGAACTGTGCCATTGCCTCCATGCCGTCCTCGCGGGCGAGCGCTACGCCGGCAGTGGAGTCGACCCAAAGTTCGTCGGATCCATTTCTCCTTCCTCCGTAGACCTGCTGTCACCGACGGAGCGTCGTGTCGTGAAGCTACTAGCGGAACGCAAGACCAGCCGAGAGATCGCTTCGCTGCTCAAGGTCAGCACGCGCACCGTGCAGAATCACCGCGCAGCGGCCGTACGCAAGCTCCAACTGAGCGGCAGCCACGCCTTGCTAGAGTTCGCTCTTCGCTACAAGCGCGAACTCTGACCGGCCCGGCGGCCTCAGCCCAGATAGGTCTCGTCTTGCTCGATGCGGCTCAGCACCCAGTCGAACTGACCGCTGGTGACCTTCACTTGACAGTGGTCGCAATGACCCGCCGCATTGATCGCCAAAGGTCCCCCACAATTAGGACACACGGGCTCGGTTCGGGCTTTGCCCTTTGCGGCGCTCGAGCGAATGAGCGTCCAGTACTCGCTATAGCGCCGTTCCTTGCTGCGGCTGCCACCGACGACGCTTTGGTCGCTGTCGCGAAGGGTGTAGTCGAGACCCGTGGCGTGAACTCGTAGCGTCGCCGCGTCGTACCAGCGATCACTGGTGACCCGAACGAGTTCGAGCCCGAGGATCCGAGCATTCTCATTGATGTTGCGCAGGCCAGAACGACGGTAGGCATCGATCCAATACGTTTGTGACGTCCACAGGTTGTCGCTCAGGAACGCCCGTGCCTCCTCCCACTTCAGCGTGGACCAGGCATGCTGCATGGTGGAAAAGACGAGGCCGACCCGCGCGAGTAGATTCTGCTCGTCGAAGGTTTCGTCTCGTTGCTTCAGCGCAGCCACGGCCTGCGGCAAGCCCGCGTCGACTCGCGTCGGCAGATCCGTCCCCTGCTCCTCGGTAGTTCCGGTGAGTAGAGGGGGGCGCGACTCACGGTGCTCCACGGCGATCTGCGTCACGATCCAGTCGAAGGCGCCGCTGTCCACTACCTGGTGACAGTACTGACAGGTCCCTCCGATGATCTTGTCCAAGGGTGCGCCACAGCTCGGGCAGGCGAAGACTCGCACGCGATCCGGCGGGCGGCTTCGAGCGTGGGGCCCTCGCGCGAGCTGCCAGCGCTCCAGCGTCCAGTAGCTCTGCGCACCCTCCGTGTAGTTCGCCTCCAGCTCCAGGGTGACTGCCGCACCCGCGTTGGAGGAAACACGGACGGCGGAGTAGGTCATGGCGCCAACGACCACGGTCGATACCGGCACGGCGCCCAGTGCCGCCAGGTGCTGCCGCGCGTTGGCCGCCAAGTAGGGACTCAGGGTCTCGAGCCGGCCGCTGCCCCGTGCGGTATGCGCTTCGGCATAGAGGGCGTACACGAAGTCCTCGAAGGCCACGATGGAGAAATCCGGGTCGAGGCGGCGCAGGTCCTGAAGTCCGTCGCGTTGCGAACGCGTCACCACCGGTGGAGCACGCTTGGCCTGGGTCGTCCAGCCCGAGACTCGTGCGCCCAACACGACCAGCGCGATGATGCCCGCGAGCATGCCGCTCCCTAGGATGCCAATGCCCATCAGAAAGCCGAAGCCCGTGCGCATCGCACTCCGCTCGTCGAACCCCTTCACGATCGTGTTCGCAGGCCGCACCGGGGGCGTGCCGTAGAGCGACTCACCCCCTGCTGCGAGCGCCGCGCGTGGCTTCCCGCTCTGCACTCGCCGGTACGTCACGACAGGCGCGGGCTTCGACGGTGTCGACGAACCCGACGACGTTCGAGAAGAGGACGAGCGAGAAGAGGACGACCGAGAGGACGACCAACTCGACGACGAACGCGAACTCGAACTCGACGAACGCGAACTGCTCGAACTACTGCGGAAGGAGCTGCCGCCCCCGGGGCGAGCCAGGGCAGCCGCCGCGAGCAAGCCCGTGACGGCAAACAAGGCGAATGCGAGCAGAAGTCTCGCCACCAAGGCGTGACCCGGGGCGGCTTGTCGCAGACGTCGTCGGCACCCTGTCCGGATCGGGATTGCGCGCCATGCCGCCTTTGATGATTCGGGGCAACACTCCATCACGTCACTTCGTCCGGTAGCTCGTTGATGTCATCTTCGCGACGCGGCAGCGTGGTGGCGAGGGCGTCGCCGAGTCGTGCCAGCCCCTGCGTGACGGCGTCCACGCCGCCCTGGCGCACCGCGGCCTTCAACCCAGCTAGGCTGCGCCTTCCGTCATTTCCAAGAGCGCCGACGTCCACGCCCACGTCCGTCACCACCTCCACCATCTGCTCTCGCAAGGAAATGAAGATCAGGACCCCGGTCCGGTCCCGGGTGGCACTGATGCCTTGTTCATGAAAGGCTTCGAAGGCAGCGCGTCGCACATTGGCCTCCCGCACACGGCGGGGCGTCAATAGCCGCTGGAGAAAGCCCAGACGAGACGCGAGCACCGAGCTGAGTGCGAACATCAACGCCAACGCCGGTGGAACCAGATCGTCGGTGAACTGCGCGGGGTGGTACACGTACACGCAGAGCCCAGCGAACGCGACCAGCGCGCCGAAGAGCAACGAGGCGGCCCAGTAGCGCCCTGAGGTCAAGCGCAAGGTCACGACGAACTCGGCAGAAGTCTTACGCTCCGCCTCGGCAATGGCAGCTTGAACGCGAGCCTTCGACGCGGCATCCAGCCACTGCGCCTGGGAGCTCACTTGTTCACCTTCACTCGCGGCGCATGCCCCGCCAGGGCCGCCACCAGCGCCGACTCGATGTTGGCGCGAAGATTCGTCTCGAGTGCGACCTCCGACATGCTTCCCTTCAGCTCCAGGCTCGACTCGGCTTCGAAACGAATCCCGCCAACGTACTTTGGCCCCTCGAGGCGAAAGAACAGTACCTCGGCCGAGAGGTAGCCCCCGCTGAAGCCTGTCGTCGCCAGCTGCGAAGCGGAACCGGCATCCCTCGTGGCCCCCGCGTCCCGCGCGGTGCCAGCGTCCCTTGTCGTGCCGGCATCGCCCGCTGCACCACCATCGGCGGCAGCCACGCTCGCCGTGTCGGCACGGACGCCTCCCTCGGGCTTGGCAAAGGCGCGCGTGCGCAACACCGCCACGTACTGCAACTCTTCCAACAGTTGGTACCATCGCGAGGCAGAGCTACCGAAGGCACCCCCGGGTGTGGTCTGCGCGCGAGCAGGATTCCAAGGCAGGTGCTCGGTGTGGATCGCCGCCGAGCAGCGCTGGACCAAGTCCGCATCCGGCAGCCGAGCATAGACGAATCCAAGCTCGTCGAGGTTCGCGAAGTCCTCGGCGTAGAGCAGTGCCGCGTTGCCCTTCGCCCCGTACGTGTCGGACAGCACGATGCCGATCTCGGCGTCGGGGTCGGCATCCTGACTCAAGATCGGAGTGGCTGCGAGCTGTCGACCAACGGCGCCCACTTCCTCCAGCTTCGCTTCGACCTTCTCACGATGCTGAGCGTTGACCTCGTCGATGTAGGGCCCGCAAGCGGCGGTGAGCGTCAGCGTCGCAAGGGCAGCAGCTACGTACGTGGCTCTCACGCGCTCGGTTCTACTCTTCGGCCGCTGCGAACGGCAAGCGCTGCCTATTTTTTCTCCTCGACCGGGCCGTAGTCCTTCGCACAGCGGAAACCCGCGACGAGAATGCGCCAACCACCAGGATGGTGCACGCGATTCGACGCGCGCAGCCCATCGCCTCGATAGTTGAAGGCGCCGCCTCGCAGCACACGCTCACACTCGCTGGGGATCGGGTTCGTCCCGGTGTATCCCTGCTGCTTCAAGCGCCTCAGTTCGTCTTGAGCAGCCAAGATCTGTTCACAGCTCCCGGGGACGCCTCGAGCGGCGGTGTCGCGCTTGTAGGCGTAGGGATCGTACTCGTCGGCTGTCCATTCCCACACGTTCCCTGCCAGGTCCAGGTGACCGTAGGGTCCGGCGCCTGCCGGGTAGGAGCCGACGTCCGCCGTCTTGCCACCACAGGACGCGGAGTAGCAGCCTCGGGTTGCGTCGGGCTTCTCATTGCCCCAAACGTATCGACGTCCGTCGTCACCTCGCGCAGCGCGCTCCCACTCTGCCTCGGTGGGCAAGCGCTTGCCCTTGTGCTCGCAGTACTTCTTGGCTTCGAACCACGACACGCCGACGACGGGCTGGCGCTCTCCGCGGAACTCGCGCTCCGATCCGTATTTCATGGCCTTGGCCACGTCGTCTCGGTAGGGGCGACAAACGCTTTCCTTCATGCACGCGCGGTAGTCACCGTTCGTCACCTCGAGCTTGTCCAACAGGAACGACTTGACCGTCACCGAGTGCATCGGACGCTCGTCTTGCTCTCCCTCGTCGTCGGCACCCATCTTGAACGTACCGCCGGGCACCAGCGCCATGTCATCGGGCACCGGCGGTGGCGGGGGCGGCAGCGGCGCAGCCGACTCGGTCGGGGGGGACGCAGGCGAAGCGCTGGCGACTGGAAGCGGTTGCGTGGCAGTCGGCGGACGCTTGGCCGTAGCGGGCTCGGTGGACACCGCCGCCGGCGTGGGCTGAGAGGCGCCTTGGCAGGAAACCGCAACGAGCAGCAGCATGGGCGGCGCTATTCGCATGGCTCGTTCGCATAACCCGAATGCGCCCGACGAGGCAAAACCTCCGCGCCCGGACCTGAGAGAGAGGGAGAGCGGACATCGGCGGAGAATTCAGGATCGTCGGGGACCTCCCTTGGAGCTAGGCCCGAGAGGGCTGACCAAGTAGGGTAGGCCAGTTCATGAAACGCAAGCTGCTCTACTTTGGAAGCATCCTGGCAGTCCTGACGCAGTGGTCCACGTCACATGCGGTGTGAACGGCCTGAGTGAATCCGAACCTTCCGGTCGGAGGGTCTGCCATCGATCTACAGCTCGGAGCGAAGCGAGCACTCCCGGAGAATCTGACTCAGCTCGGGATCGCCAGCGCCTACTCCCACTACGGCGAAACCTACCGTGGAAGTA comes from Polyangiaceae bacterium and encodes:
- a CDS encoding SUMF1/EgtB/PvdO family nonheme iron enzyme; amino-acid sequence: MRIAPPMLLLVAVSCQGASQPTPAAVSTEPATAKRPPTATQPLPVASASPASPPTESAAPLPPPPPPVPDDMALVPGGTFKMGADDEGEQDERPMHSVTVKSFLLDKLEVTNGDYRACMKESVCRPYRDDVAKAMKYGSEREFRGERQPVVGVSWFEAKKYCEHKGKRLPTEAEWERAARGDDGRRYVWGNEKPDATRGCYSASCGGKTADVGSYPAGAGPYGHLDLAGNVWEWTADEYDPYAYKRDTAARGVPGSCEQILAAQDELRRLKQQGYTGTNPIPSECERVLRGGAFNYRGDGLRASNRVHHPGGWRILVAGFRCAKDYGPVEEKK
- a CDS encoding TIM44-like domain-containing protein, translating into MTYRRVQSGKPRAALAAGGESLYGTPPVRPANTIVKGFDERSAMRTGFGFLMGIGILGSGMLAGIIALVVLGARVSGWTTQAKRAPPVVTRSQRDGLQDLRRLDPDFSIVAFEDFVYALYAEAHTARGSGRLETLSPYLAANARQHLAALGAVPVSTVVVGAMTYSAVRVSSNAGAAVTLELEANYTEGAQSYWTLERWQLARGPHARSRPPDRVRVFACPSCGAPLDKIIGGTCQYCHQVVDSGAFDWIVTQIAVEHRESRPPLLTGTTEEQGTDLPTRVDAGLPQAVAALKQRDETFDEQNLLARVGLVFSTMQHAWSTLKWEEARAFLSDNLWTSQTYWIDAYRRSGLRNINENARILGLELVRVTSDRWYDAATLRVHATGLDYTLRDSDQSVVGGSRSKERRYSEYWTLIRSSAAKGKARTEPVCPNCGGPLAINAAGHCDHCQVKVTSGQFDWVLSRIEQDETYLG
- a CDS encoding response regulator transcription factor, with product MQYAVLIADDHPIFRRGLREVIEADGAFEVVAEVGDGATALEKLRQLAPRLAVLDISLPGLDGLDLLTAMRGWPHRPDAVMLTMFDDHAQAAFRLGAKGYILKESAEDELCHCLHAVLAGERYAGSGVDPKFVGSISPSSVDLLSPTERRVVKLLAERKTSREIASLLKVSTRTVQNHRAAAVRKLQLSGSHALLEFALRYKREL
- a CDS encoding 7TM diverse intracellular signaling domain-containing protein, producing the protein MRYLMQWLGPAFLLVLAWACIANSAAAAPALQIQDEPLQLNLATQVEYLRNAPATATVAEIAERTGFSQPAQRPRFGYVKGPVWVRARLRLPAQRDYVLEVSHAQVDQLSLFVPGADGAFRETKTGELLPASSRPLRHNAFAFPLRGTGEEQVIFLRAQTSASLLLPLTLWRGDTFAQHAREDALFRGLYFGFLVALALYNLFVFLSVRDRAYIFYVAWLGCYGLGQANFSGYATAYLWPDAPNWAVQATATLTLIGASMGLWFVREMTNIARSAPRLDLLARRLPWVGLAVAPLLSVWYVELLSVAVGLSMLVWAFVLAPIYVGVRNGYRPARFVAVGWAALMPSSAIFALRYLDLLPPNAWTTHVPALGAAAEALLLSFALADRISLLRAEKARALADRADLSQRLIRAQDEERRRLARELHDGLGQSLLVVVNRLKRALKRRDDEHIAETTELAAAAIKDLRTTAQQLHPAGLERLGLKAAIEQATARVSAASGVRVEVECQPSVDELPPDAQLHLYRIVQEALSNVVKHANAKHAGVRLEGNARTVLLEVTDDGSGPSNGSAAGGLGLSSIRERALALGGTLEFGGHVGGGTRLRVESDAIRSSDR